The sequence below is a genomic window from Verrucomicrobiota bacterium.
CGCGATCGTCGAGTCGGTCAAAGCAGCCAGTGATATCTACAGCCCGGTGAACGGCGAAGTGGTCGAAACGAACCCGGAACTGGAAACCAACCCTGCCCTGCTTAATACCGATCCGTACGGCGCAGGATGGCTCTTTAAATTGCGCCTTAAGGACGCGCACGACCTCGAGGCGCTGAAGCAAGCCGCAGCGTACCGCGAGCAAATCGGCGCGTGAGGCGGATGGCTCGTCGGCGTGCCCTGCATCCTGCGAACCGGCTCCGGCCGGAGTGCGCGCCGCAGCCCGGCCGCCCCTTTGCGGGATCTGCTGTTAAAGTCCGGCCTGATTGCTCCTATGTCCTGGATCACTTG
It includes:
- the gcvH gene encoding glycine cleavage system protein GcvH — protein: MLVPDDLKYTKTHEWVRVQGDTATVGITEHAQAELTDIVFVEVPKVGTPLAAGQAAAIVESVKAASDIYSPVNGEVVETNPELETNPALLNTDPYGAGWLFKLRLKDAHDLEALKQAAAYREQIGA